The following are encoded together in the Pseudomonas sp. IB20 genome:
- the rplB gene encoding 50S ribosomal protein L2 — MAIVKCKPTSPGRRFVVKVVNQELHKGAPHAPLLEKKSKTGGRNNNGRITTRHIGGGHKQHYRLVDFRRNDKDGITATVERIEYDPNRTAHIALLLYADGERRYIIAPKGVSAGDQLIAGALAPIKPGNALQLRNIPVGSTVHGIELKPGKGAQIARSAGASAQLIAREGVYVTLRLRSGEMRKVLAECRATLGEVSNSEHSLRSLGKAGAKRWRGVRPTVRGVAMNPVDHPHGGGEGRTSGGRHPVSPWGFPTKGAKTRGNKRTDKMIVRRRK; from the coding sequence ATGGCAATCGTTAAATGCAAACCGACTTCCCCTGGCCGCCGTTTTGTGGTCAAGGTGGTCAACCAGGAGCTGCATAAAGGCGCTCCTCACGCACCGCTGCTCGAGAAAAAATCGAAGACTGGTGGTCGTAACAACAATGGTCGTATTACCACTCGTCACATCGGTGGTGGCCATAAGCAGCATTATCGTCTGGTCGATTTCCGTCGCAACGACAAAGATGGCATCACTGCCACTGTCGAGCGTATTGAATACGATCCAAACCGTACTGCTCACATCGCTCTGCTGCTGTACGCAGATGGCGAGCGTCGCTACATCATCGCCCCTAAAGGCGTGAGTGCTGGTGACCAGCTGATCGCAGGTGCTTTGGCACCGATCAAGCCGGGCAACGCTCTGCAACTGCGTAACATTCCAGTTGGTAGCACCGTACACGGCATCGAATTGAAGCCAGGTAAAGGCGCGCAAATCGCTCGTTCCGCTGGTGCTTCGGCTCAGCTGATCGCTCGTGAAGGTGTCTACGTGACCCTGCGTCTGCGTTCTGGTGAGATGCGTAAAGTGCTGGCTGAATGCCGCGCGACCCTGGGTGAAGTCTCGAACTCCGAGCACAGCCTGCGTTCGCTGGGTAAAGCTGGTGCCAAACGCTGGCGTGGCGTTCGCCCAACCGTTCGTGGTGTTGCCATGAACCCGGTTGACCACCCACACGGTGGTGGTGAAGGTCGTACCTCTGGTGGTCGTCATCCGGTATCGCCATGGGGCTTCCCGACTAAGGGCGCGAAGACTCGTGGTAATAAGCGTACCGACAAAATGATCGTCCGTCGTCGCAAGTAA
- the rplW gene encoding 50S ribosomal protein L23, protein MNQERVFKVLLGPHVSEKATVLADKKGQFVFKVATDATKLEIKKAVESLFSVKVERVTTLNVLGKSKRTARGLGKRNDWKKAVISLQPGQDLDFSSSAE, encoded by the coding sequence ATGAACCAGGAACGCGTATTTAAAGTTCTGCTTGGCCCGCACGTTTCCGAAAAGGCTACGGTTCTGGCTGACAAGAAAGGCCAGTTCGTTTTCAAGGTTGCAACTGACGCAACCAAGCTGGAAATCAAGAAGGCCGTCGAAAGCCTGTTCAGCGTGAAAGTAGAGCGTGTTACTACCCTGAATGTTCTGGGTAAGAGCAAGCGCACTGCTCGCGGTCTGGGCAAGCGTAATGACTGGAAGAAGGCAGTTATCTCCCTTCAGCCAGGCCAAGATCTCGATTTCAGCAGCAGTGCTGAGTAA
- the rplD gene encoding 50S ribosomal protein L4, giving the protein MQLNVNDAQAIEVSELTFGGEFNETLVHQAVVAYMAGGRQGSKQQKTRSDVRGGGKRPWRQKGTGRARAGTIRSPIWRGGGTTFAARPQDHTQKLNKKMYRAALRSILAELVRTDRLVVVQDFAVDGPKTKDLLGKLNNMNLTDVLIVSEAVDQNLYLAARNLPHVDVRDVQGSDPVSLIAYDKVLITVSAVKKFEELLG; this is encoded by the coding sequence ATGCAATTAAATGTAAATGACGCTCAAGCGATCGAAGTTTCCGAACTGACATTTGGCGGCGAATTCAACGAGACGCTGGTTCACCAAGCAGTCGTGGCCTACATGGCCGGCGGCCGTCAAGGTAGCAAGCAGCAAAAGACCCGTTCCGACGTACGTGGTGGCGGTAAGCGCCCTTGGCGTCAGAAAGGTACTGGCCGTGCTCGTGCCGGTACTATCCGTAGCCCAATCTGGCGTGGCGGCGGTACCACTTTCGCGGCTCGTCCACAGGATCACACTCAGAAGCTCAACAAGAAGATGTATCGCGCAGCTCTGCGCTCCATCCTTGCTGAACTCGTGCGTACTGATCGTCTGGTCGTGGTTCAGGACTTCGCTGTTGATGGTCCAAAAACCAAAGACCTGCTGGGCAAACTGAACAACATGAATCTGACCGACGTTCTGATCGTGTCTGAAGCTGTTGATCAGAACCTGTACCTGGCTGCTCGTAACCTGCCACACGTTGATGTACGTGACGTGCAAGGTTCCGATCCAGTTAGTCTGATCGCATACGACAAGGTGTTGATCACCGTGTCGGCCGTGAAGAAATTCGAGGAGCTGCTGGGATGA
- the rplC gene encoding 50S ribosomal protein L3 — MTIGVVGRKCGMTRIFTEEGVSIPVTVIEIEPNRVTQFKTEETDGYRAVQVTVGERRASRVTAAQAGHFAKANVAAGRTVMEFRLEDGDYQAGDLINAEIFAAGQLVDVTGQSKGKGFQGTIKRWNFRGQDNTHGNSVSHRVPGSIGQCQTPGRVFKGKKMSGHMGAERVTVQSLEVVRVDAERNLLLVKGAVPGATGGNLVVRPAAKARG; from the coding sequence ATGACTATTGGTGTAGTCGGTCGTAAATGCGGTATGACCCGTATTTTCACCGAAGAAGGTGTCTCCATTCCGGTCACGGTCATTGAGATCGAGCCGAATCGCGTCACCCAGTTCAAAACTGAAGAAACCGATGGCTATCGTGCAGTGCAAGTCACTGTCGGCGAGCGTCGTGCTTCGCGCGTGACTGCTGCTCAAGCAGGTCACTTCGCTAAAGCAAACGTTGCAGCTGGTCGCACTGTTATGGAGTTCCGTCTTGAAGATGGCGACTACCAGGCTGGCGATCTGATCAACGCTGAAATCTTCGCCGCTGGTCAACTGGTTGATGTAACCGGTCAGTCCAAAGGTAAAGGCTTCCAGGGTACGATCAAGCGTTGGAATTTCCGTGGTCAAGACAACACTCACGGTAACTCCGTTTCCCACCGCGTCCCGGGCTCTATTGGCCAGTGCCAGACTCCTGGTCGTGTATTCAAGGGCAAAAAAATGTCCGGTCATATGGGCGCTGAGCGCGTGACCGTGCAGTCCCTCGAAGTAGTGCGCGTCGACGCTGAACGCAATCTGTTGTTGGTCAAGGGTGCTGTTCCTGGCGCTACTGGCGGCAACCTGGTTGTACGTCCAGCGGCCAAGGCTCGCGGTTAA
- the rpsJ gene encoding 30S ribosomal protein S10 has protein sequence MQNQQIRIRLKAFDHRLIDQSTQEIVETAKRTGAQVRGPIPLPTRKERFTVLVSPHVNKDARDQYEIRTHKRVLDIVQPTDKTVDALMKLDLAAGVEVQISLG, from the coding sequence ATGCAAAATCAGCAAATCCGTATCAGGTTGAAGGCTTTTGACCATCGCCTGATCGACCAATCCACCCAGGAAATCGTGGAAACCGCGAAACGTACTGGTGCTCAAGTGCGTGGTCCAATTCCACTGCCTACCCGTAAAGAGCGGTTCACCGTTCTGGTCTCCCCGCACGTCAACAAAGACGCGCGTGACCAGTACGAGATCCGTACTCATAAGCGCGTACTGGACATCGTCCAGCCAACGGATAAAACCGTTGATGCGCTTATGAAGCTTGATCTGGCGGCCGGTGTGGAAGTACAGATCAGCCTCGGCTAA
- the tuf gene encoding elongation factor Tu translates to MAKEKFDRSLPHVNVGTIGHVDHGKTTLTAALTRVCSEVFGSAIVDFDKIDSAPEEKARGITINTAHVEYNSLIRHYAHVDCPGHADYVKNMITGAAQMDGAILVCSAADGPMPQTREHILLSRQVGVPYIVVYLNKADLVDDAELLELVEMEVRDLLSTYDFPGDDTPIIIGSARMALEGKDDNEMGTTSVRKLVETLDSYIPDPVRVIDKPFLMPIEDVFSISGRGTVVTGRIERGIVKVQDPLEIVGLRDTTVTTCTGVEMFRKLLDEGRAGENCGVLLRGTKRDDVERGQVLVKPGSVKPHTKFEAEVYVLSKEEGGRHTPFFKGYRPQFYFRTTDVTGNCELPEGVEMVMPGDNIKMVVTLIKTIAMEDGLRFAIREGGRTVGAGVVAKIIE, encoded by the coding sequence GTGGCTAAAGAAAAATTTGATCGTTCCCTACCGCACGTCAACGTTGGCACTATCGGTCACGTTGACCACGGTAAAACCACTCTGACTGCTGCTCTGACTCGCGTTTGCTCCGAAGTATTCGGTTCCGCAATCGTTGATTTCGATAAAATCGACAGCGCACCAGAAGAAAAAGCTCGTGGTATCACCATCAACACCGCGCACGTTGAATACAACTCGCTGATCCGTCACTACGCTCACGTTGACTGCCCAGGTCACGCTGACTATGTGAAGAACATGATCACCGGTGCTGCCCAGATGGACGGCGCGATCCTGGTTTGTTCGGCCGCTGATGGTCCGATGCCACAAACCCGTGAGCACATCCTGCTGTCCCGTCAGGTAGGCGTTCCGTACATCGTGGTTTACCTGAACAAGGCTGACCTGGTAGACGACGCTGAGCTGCTGGAACTGGTTGAGATGGAAGTGCGCGATCTGCTGAGCACTTACGACTTCCCAGGCGACGACACTCCGATCATCATCGGTTCTGCTCGTATGGCTCTGGAAGGCAAAGACGACAACGAAATGGGCACCACGTCCGTTCGTAAACTGGTTGAAACTCTGGACAGCTACATCCCAGATCCAGTTCGTGTTATCGACAAGCCGTTCCTGATGCCAATCGAAGACGTATTCTCGATCTCCGGTCGTGGTACTGTTGTGACTGGTCGTATCGAGCGCGGTATCGTTAAGGTTCAAGATCCACTGGAAATCGTTGGTCTGCGTGACACTACCGTCACCACCTGCACCGGTGTTGAAATGTTCCGTAAACTGCTCGACGAAGGTCGTGCTGGCGAGAACTGCGGCGTTCTGCTGCGTGGTACCAAGCGTGACGACGTTGAGCGTGGCCAGGTTCTGGTTAAGCCAGGTTCGGTTAAGCCGCACACCAAGTTCGAAGCTGAAGTGTACGTGCTGAGCAAAGAAGAAGGCGGTCGTCACACTCCGTTCTTCAAAGGCTACCGTCCACAGTTCTACTTCCGTACTACCGACGTTACTGGTAACTGCGAGCTGCCGGAAGGCGTAGAAATGGTAATGCCAGGCGACAACATCAAAATGGTTGTCACCCTGATCAAAACCATCGCTATGGAAGACGGTCTGCGCTTCGCAATCCGTGAAGGCGGCCGTACCGTTGGTGCTGGCGTTGTAGCTAAAATCATCGAGTAA
- the fusA gene encoding elongation factor G, whose amino-acid sequence MARTTPISRYRNIGIVAHVDAGKTTTTERVLFYTGKSHKMGEVHDGAATTDWMVQEQERGITITSAAITAFWKGSEKQYKDEHRFNVIDTPGHVDFTIEVERSLRVLDGAVVVFCGTSGVEPQSETVWRQANKYGVPRLVYVNKMDRAGANFLRVIGQIKQRLGHTPVPIQLAIGSEDNFQGQIDLLTMEAVYWNDADKGMVPVRKPIPAELQELADEWRNNMVEAAAEANEELMNKYLEGEELTNVEIKAALRQRTIAGEIVLAVCGSSFKNKGVPLVLDAVIDYLPAPVDIPAIKGTDPDDETIELERHADDAEPFSALAFKIATDPFVGTLTFVRVYSGVLNSGDGVINSVKGKKERVGRMVQMHANAREEIKEVRAGDIAALIGMKDVTTGETLCNADKPIILVRMDFPEPVISVAVEPKTKDDQEKMGIALGKLAQEDPSFRVKTDEETGQTIISGMGELHLDILVDRMRREFNVEANIGKPQVSYRERITKNCEIEGKFVRQSGGRGQFGHCWIRFAPADEGQEGLQFVNEVVGGVVPKEYIPAIQKGIEEQMKNGVVAGYPLIGLKATVFDGSYHDVDSNEMAFKVAASMATKQLAQKGGGELLEPIMAVEVVTPEDYMGDVMGDLNRRRGMILGMEDTVSGKVIRAEVPLGEMFGYATDVRSMSQGRASYSMEFKKYNTAPAHIAETVSKKQG is encoded by the coding sequence ATGGCTCGTACTACTCCGATTAGCCGCTACCGTAACATCGGTATCGTTGCTCACGTGGATGCTGGTAAAACCACCACCACCGAGCGCGTGCTGTTTTACACCGGCAAAAGTCACAAGATGGGCGAGGTGCATGACGGCGCCGCGACCACAGACTGGATGGTTCAGGAGCAGGAGCGTGGTATTACCATTACTTCTGCTGCTATTACCGCCTTCTGGAAAGGTTCCGAGAAGCAGTACAAGGATGAGCACCGCTTCAACGTAATCGATACCCCGGGCCACGTAGACTTCACTATTGAAGTTGAGCGTTCCCTGCGCGTACTCGACGGCGCTGTCGTTGTGTTCTGCGGCACCTCGGGTGTTGAGCCTCAGTCGGAAACCGTATGGCGTCAAGCCAACAAATACGGCGTTCCACGTCTTGTTTACGTCAACAAGATGGACCGTGCTGGTGCGAACTTCCTGCGCGTGATCGGTCAGATCAAGCAGCGTCTGGGTCACACCCCGGTGCCAATCCAGTTGGCTATCGGTTCCGAAGACAACTTCCAAGGCCAGATCGATCTGCTGACCATGGAAGCTGTTTACTGGAACGATGCTGACAAGGGTATGGTTCCTGTTCGTAAGCCTATCCCTGCTGAACTGCAGGAACTGGCTGACGAATGGCGCAACAACATGGTTGAAGCTGCGGCCGAAGCCAACGAAGAGCTGATGAACAAGTACCTCGAAGGTGAAGAACTCACCAACGTGGAAATCAAGGCTGCTCTGCGTCAGCGTACTATTGCTGGTGAGATCGTCTTGGCTGTTTGCGGTTCGTCGTTCAAGAACAAGGGTGTTCCCCTGGTTCTCGATGCTGTGATCGACTACCTGCCTGCGCCAGTTGATATTCCTGCCATCAAGGGTACTGACCCGGATGACGAGACTATCGAGCTGGAGCGTCATGCAGACGATGCAGAACCGTTCTCTGCTCTGGCATTTAAAATTGCCACTGACCCATTCGTGGGTACCTTGACCTTCGTCCGTGTTTACTCGGGCGTGTTGAACTCCGGCGACGGCGTAATCAACTCGGTTAAAGGCAAGAAAGAGCGCGTGGGTCGTATGGTGCAAATGCACGCGAACGCCCGCGAAGAGATCAAGGAAGTGCGCGCTGGTGACATCGCGGCCTTGATCGGCATGAAGGACGTCACCACTGGTGAGACTTTGTGCAACGCTGACAAGCCAATCATCCTGGTTCGTATGGACTTCCCGGAGCCGGTTATTTCGGTTGCCGTGGAGCCTAAGACCAAGGATGACCAGGAAAAAATGGGTATCGCTCTGGGCAAACTTGCTCAGGAAGATCCATCTTTCCGCGTCAAGACTGATGAAGAGACTGGTCAAACGATCATCTCCGGCATGGGCGAGCTGCACCTGGACATCCTGGTTGACCGGATGCGCCGTGAGTTCAACGTCGAAGCCAACATCGGTAAGCCTCAGGTTTCCTATCGTGAGCGCATCACGAAGAACTGTGAAATCGAAGGCAAGTTCGTTCGTCAGTCCGGCGGTCGTGGTCAGTTCGGTCACTGCTGGATCCGTTTTGCTCCTGCTGACGAAGGTCAGGAAGGTCTGCAATTCGTGAACGAAGTAGTGGGTGGTGTTGTTCCTAAGGAATACATCCCTGCTATCCAGAAGGGTATCGAAGAGCAGATGAAGAACGGTGTTGTTGCCGGCTATCCGCTGATCGGCCTGAAAGCAACCGTTTTTGACGGTTCTTACCACGACGTCGACTCCAACGAGATGGCGTTTAAGGTGGCTGCTTCCATGGCAACCAAGCAACTGGCCCAGAAGGGCGGTGGTGAGTTGCTTGAGCCAATCATGGCGGTAGAAGTTGTTACACCTGAAGACTATATGGGTGATGTCATGGGCGACCTCAACCGTCGTCGCGGCATGATCTTGGGTATGGAAGACACGGTTTCCGGCAAAGTGATTCGCGCCGAGGTTCCGTTGGGTGAGATGTTCGGTTATGCGACCGACGTTCGCTCCATGTCTCAGGGTCGCGCAAGCTACTCTATGGAATTCAAAAAATACAACACAGCTCCGGCGCACATCGCTGAAACTGTATCCAAAAAACAAGGCTGA
- the rpsG gene encoding 30S ribosomal protein S7, with protein sequence MPRRRVAAKREVLDDPKYGSQILAKFMNHVMESGKKAVAERIVYGALEKVKERKNSDPLEIFEKALDAIAPLVEVKSRRVGGATYQVPVEVRPSRRNALAMRWLVDFARKRGEKSMALRLAGELLDAAEGKGAAVKKREDVHRMAEANKAFSHYRF encoded by the coding sequence ATGCCAAGAAGACGCGTAGCAGCCAAGCGCGAAGTGCTTGACGATCCAAAATACGGAAGCCAAATTCTGGCCAAGTTCATGAACCACGTGATGGAAAGCGGCAAGAAAGCCGTTGCCGAGCGTATCGTTTATGGCGCGCTGGAAAAGGTTAAAGAACGCAAGAACAGCGACCCCCTGGAAATCTTCGAGAAAGCTCTCGACGCCATCGCTCCGCTGGTCGAAGTGAAGTCGCGCCGTGTAGGCGGTGCTACTTACCAGGTTCCGGTTGAAGTTCGCCCGTCCCGTCGTAATGCTCTGGCAATGCGCTGGTTGGTAGACTTCGCCCGTAAGCGCGGCGAGAAGTCTATGGCTCTGCGTTTGGCTGGCGAACTGTTGGACGCTGCTGAAGGTAAAGGTGCTGCTGTTAAGAAGCGTGAAGACGTGCACCGTATGGCTGAAGCTAACAAAGCTTTCTCGCACTACCGCTTCTAA
- the rpsL gene encoding 30S ribosomal protein S12: MATINQLVRQPRKRIVEKSDVPALQNCPQRRGVCTRVYTTTPKKPNSALRKVCRVRLTNGFEVSSYIGGEGHNLQEHSVVLIRGGRVKDLPGVRYHTVRGSLDTSGVKGRNQGRSKYGTKKPK, encoded by the coding sequence ATGGCAACTATCAACCAGCTGGTACGTCAGCCGCGTAAGCGTATCGTCGAGAAATCCGACGTACCTGCGCTGCAGAACTGCCCGCAACGTCGTGGCGTATGCACTCGCGTGTATACCACTACGCCGAAAAAACCTAACTCGGCACTGCGTAAAGTATGCCGTGTGCGTCTGACCAACGGTTTCGAGGTTTCCTCGTACATCGGCGGTGAAGGCCACAACCTGCAAGAGCACAGCGTGGTACTGATCCGCGGCGGTCGTGTAAAAGACTTGCCAGGTGTTCGTTACCACACCGTACGCGGCTCCTTGGATACTTCCGGCGTTAAAGGTCGTAACCAGGGTCGTTCGAAGTACGGTACCAAGAAGCCTAAGTAG